TAAGATGATGCTGTGGTTTAGCGACCGCGATGGCTTGGCGGCTAAGGCCAACAGTGGCGGTGCCCAGCGGGATGCTTACGGCTTGTTTTTTACACAAGATGCCTGGGACAATTTTAAGCTGAGCAAAGACGAAGCCGCATTGGCCAAAGAGCTGAAAGAGAAAGCCGAAAAAGCCGATACCACTAAAAAAGCAAAGCCCGCCAAAGACAGCGTCATGATTGATTGGGCTGGTTTGGATATGCGCAAAGCCCGCCTTACCATTCACAGCAGTAGCATGAGCGATGCCTTGGTAGACAATGCTGGTGAAAACCTGTACTACCTCACCCGTTTTGAGCGGGGTGTAAACCTGTGGAGCACCAACCTGCGTACCCGCGAAACCAAAATACTGGCGCCACTGGGGGCCAACGGTGCGGGCAATATGCAGTGGGATAAAGAAGGCAAAAAAATATACCTGCAAACCGATGGTGGCATTGCCAAAATAGACCCTGCCAGCGGCAAGGTTGACCGCATTGGCATTGGTGGCGAAATGATGCTGGATGTGGCGGCAGAACGCCAGATTATGTTTGAGCATGTAGTGCGTCGTACGGCAGATATTTTTTACAAGCAAGGCTTTCATGGTATTGAGTGGAACAGCATGAGTGCTGCATACCGCAAGCAACTGCCACACGTGGGCAATGGCTACGAGTTTAGCGAACTGCTGAGCGAACTGCTGGGCGAACTCAATGTGAGCCATTGTGGTAGCAGCTATTCATCCATGGCGGCCATGGCCGATGCCACCGCTTCACTGGGTGTGTTTTACGATTATCAGCACAAAGGCAACGGCGTTAGAATTGAAGAAGTGATTGCCGGTGGTCCGTTGGATAAGGCGGGTTTCAATATTACAGCGGGTACCATCATCGAAAGCATCGATGGCGAAACCATTACTGCCGATAAAGACCTGGCGCAATACCTCAACCGCAAAGCGGGTAAAAATGTGCTGTTGGTATTGAACGAAAATGGTAAAAGCCGTGAGCTGGTGGTAAAGCCCATCAGCATGGGCGAAGAAAACGGCCTGCTGTACAAGCGTTGGGTAAAACGCAATGCCGATGAAGTAGACCGCCTCAGCAACGGGCAGCTGGGCTACATTCATGTACCCGGCATGAACGATGGTGCCTACCGTACCGCTATTGAAGAAGCCATGGGTAAATATGCCGGCCGCAAAGCCCTGGTGGTAGATACCCGCAACAATGGCGGTGGCGATTTGGTGGCCGACCTTACCATGTGGTTGAGCGGCAAGCGTTTTATGGAATACAGCAACGACAAAGAAGTGGCCAACTATGAGCCTACTTTCCGTTGGAACAAACCCAGCATCAGCCTGGCCAATGAGGCCAACTATAGCGATGGTCATTGCTATGCATTTGCTTACAAATACCTGCAGCTGGGCAAGCTGGTGGGCATGCCGGTACCAGGTACTTGCTCCTTTGCCGGTTGGGAAATGCTGCAAGACGGACAAACCCGCTGGGGTACCGTACCCATGGGCGTTCGCATGATGGATGGCAGTGGTAAATATTTGGAGAACTACCAAACCGAGCCCGACATCAAACTGATGAACGAATACAACCAGGTAAACAAAGGCAAAGACCAGCAGCTGGAAGCAGCGGTAGCGGAATTGCTGAAAGAGATTAAATAAATGTTTGCATATTCTTTATAAAAAATGCCGCCTCAATGGGTGGCATTTTTTTATAAGTCGTTTTCCTTACATGTGGCCTCTGTGAGACACCAACCAATAAAAAAGGAACATCAAAAAGTTCAAAAGGGGAAAGCCCTAGAATTGTAAGAAAACTAACTAAATTGTAATATGCGTTTCATTTTCGTTTTATTATTCTGCCTTCAAATCTTTACCGGTAGTTCTCAAGATACTGCATTATACTCCACCTCAGGTATACTTGTATACAAGTACAGTAAGTCCAAGATTTCAAAAGATTTTTTTAGTCTTAGAAAAAGATTGAGTAAGAAAGAGAAAAACCACGCCCATCTGGCCAATGATATAATATTGAAGAATAATAACTTCTTTATAAATGGTACTAAGCATTTCAACAAGAGTCATCATGTTGAACACACGCTAAATGGGGATTCTCTTTTTATATGGCATTATTCAGATTGCTGGAACCTTTTATATCTTCTGGAAAATGAAATGAATATTAAGTTTCCAATTGTTTCAGAAATGCCCTATTTAAGTGTACCATATATTTCTTTTCAAGGGATTCCTGACATCGCCTTTAGGATTTTTTCTGTTAATTGTACATTCTTAGAAGTAAATTTATTTGTTGACAATGAGACATTTTGTAATCGTCTTAATGGCACGTGTGATTTTGTAAAGTTTTCTGTTGGCAAATCTTACAAGCTTTTTATTCTCTATAAAGTTGACAGCTATAGTTCCTACTTAGATAATATAAGCTACGATAAAAACATAAAGGTTTTAAAAATACCTGTACTCTGACTTTAGTGTATTTTTTTGCCGTTGCGGGTGTTATCACACCGCAACAGTTGAATCGTCCCCGACTCCCGTCGGGGATGTGTTGGTGGAGCGACTACAGTCGCAAAAAAATGTTGTTGCTGTTGCAGCTGTTATTACCTGCAACATTTTTGTTTCAACGCGGAGGCGCAAAGCCGCGAAGGAATTTTTACCGTAGGAAAAAGAGGCAACGGAAAATGCTATTGCGGAAGTTGCTGGCTTTTGCAAGTGCTATCGTCTGTAGCTATCAGTGAGTGTTGGCAGGTGCGGACACTTTGTAACAAACAGCAGCACCAGCATGTATTTATGCTTTCAACAAACCGAGGTACTTCTCCCGGTTTTCGTAGATAATCCAGCCGAGGCAAACCCAAATAACCAATGCAATGGGCAATCCACTGGGGGCGGTGAAAATATGGGTGAGCAATACACCAACCATCACCGGAAAAACCACCAATACACCCAAGGCTCTGGTACGTGCAAAGAGGATGAGTATGCCTCCTACAATTTCTGCCACGGCAATCAAAGGCATCAGCCATTCAATTTCTACCAGCGCCATGCCATCTTTGATGACTTCCGCAGGCATATCGGGCGGCACGGGCATGTAGTTGAAAAATTTGTTGAGGCCGCCATTGATGAGCAGCAGGCCAAACAGGAGTGATACTACAAACAGGATTTTCTTTTTCATGAGAATAAACCTATTGAAAAAATGCAGGAAGCATGACAACTTTTTTCAACGCAAAGACGCCAAGCAGCGAAGTGTTTTTTTAACGCAGGCAAATGAGGGAAAGGAGAAAGCTGTACCAATCTTATCACCTGCCGCCTTAATAAACAACAACACCTACATGCGTAACCAATTTTCATTTCCTTGCTTTTAATAGCAGCACAAAATTTTATTTCAACAATGGCTTTTCGTTATATTACAAACCGATTATGCTACAGAAACCCTCAAGCAAAGCCATGTTGCATAAGCAATGCAACTAAAGCCATATACCAAAACCCCTGATAAGGAATATGCAGCCCTATCCCAACTGTACCCACATGCAAAACCCAAAAAGGTTTCAGTTTTCACTGTATTGTTTGTTGTTTTTCTTCAGCGTTATTTGTTTCAGTTCGGTAAGCGCCAAAATCATTTATGTAAAAACCGATGGTAGTAATGCCAATGTCGGCAATAGCTGGGTAAATGCTTATCAAACAATACAGCATGCTATTAATGCAGCTGTAGCTACCGATGAGATTTGGGTAGCGGCTGGCACCTACAAACCCACTACTACTGCTGATCGTACCATTTCTTTTGTGCTCAAAAACGGCGTTGCCATGTATGGAGGATTTACTGGTACCGAAACCCAGCTGAACCAGCGCAACCACCTATTGAATGAAACCATTTTGAGTGGCGAAATAGGGGCGGCCAACAATAACAGCGATAATACTTTAAGAGTAGTAGTAGCTACCGATGCAGGCAATGGCACCGTGTTGGATGGATTTACCATTACCGGCGGCAATGCCAACGCCGACCCTTCTGCCTCTGGCGGTGGCCTATACATATTTAGAAGTACCCTCACCGTTGCCCGGTGTAAGATTACGGCCAATAATGCTGCCGATGGAGGCGGTGTTGCTAATGTTGGCGGTGCCCCTGTTTTTTTTGACTGTCGCTTCACTGGCAATACCAGTACCTTCAATGGTGGCGGCATGCGCAACGACGATTCGAAGCCCACACTCGATAACTGTATCGTATCCGGTAATTTGTCGGCGTCAGGTGGCGGCATGTCAAACTTCAGCCTTATCAATAACACCAACCCCATCATCCGGAACACGGTTTTTTTGGGTAACCATGGTTCCGGCACCGGCGGCGCCATATCTAACCTGTCTACTTCGCCGGTTATCGTCAACTGCAGTTTTTCAGGCAATTCAGCCCCTAATACAGGAGGGGGTGTTTTTAATAATGTTTCTGTCAGTGAGGCGTTTTCTGCACCTGTATTAACCAACTGCATTATCTGGGGAAACAGCAGCATCTTCAGCCTCACCGGAAATTTGACCACCATCACCTACTCGATCGTTCAGGGTGGTTTCCAGGGTACAGGCAACCTGAATCTGAACCCATTGTTTTTGAGCCAGCCGCCCATAGGCCTGGGCTCAACCGGCGACCTGAGGGTACAAACCTGCTCGAGAGCAGTAAACGGAGGACTGAACAGTGCGAACCCAACACAGATTGATCCGGTTGGCAACCCCAGAATAGTGCTTGGTACCATTGACATGGGCGCTTATGAGGTGCAATCGCAGCCCGATTGTTGCCCACCGGGAAATGTGTTGTATGTAAATGCCAGTGCCACTGGCAGCAACAACGGCCACAGTTGGGCCAATGCACTTACATCAATTGGCGAAGCCCTGCAAAAGTCGGATCATGCCCGGGCGTAACCGAAATATGGGTAGCGGCCGGTACCTACAAGCCTACAACAGGCACCGATCGGAATGCCTACTTAAGTCTCAAAAACGGCATTGGCATCTATGGTGGATTTGCAGGCACAGAAACAGCACGAAGCCAGCGCAATCTGGAAGTAAACCCCACCATCCTGAGTGCGGATATTGGTGTGCCCAATGATCGCAACGACAATTCGTACCACATTTTTTCCAATACCAATATCGGACCCACTGCCATTCTCGACGGATTTACACTGACAGGTGGCAATGCCAACGGCAGTCCCGGCATTCAGGGGAATACGGGGGCAGCTATCTTGAATTATACAGAGGCTAGTCCAACTATCAGAAACTGTGTATTCTCTGGCAATTCTTCCGAATACGGCGCTTTGGCTAATATTTACAACTCAGTGCCTGCTGTAACAAACTGTTCGTTTATCGGAAACCTGGCCTATCGCGGGGCTGCTATCTACAACTTTGGATCTTCGCCTTCGATTGTTAATTGCAGTTTTTCAGGCAATCAGGTCACAAACAATGGTTCATCCATGCTTAACTCCGCCTCGTCTGCATTACCCTCAAACCCCACTATTACCAATTGTATAATTTGGGGGAAACGGCGGTTCGAATTTTCTGAATTTTAGCTCTACACCGACTATTACCTATTCAATTGTGCAGGGAGGCCAGGCAGGCACGGGCAATCTTGATGTCAACCCACAATTTGTAAGCCAGCCCGCCATTGGTTTGGGTACTGTGGGAGATTTGCGGCTGCAGCTTTGTTCACCAGCCATCAATGTGGGTAGCAATGCAGCCAACAATACCACCACCGACCAAAATGGTAAGCCCCGGATAACATTTGGCACCATCGACATGGGGGGCCATGAGCAGCAGCAGGTTCCACCTCCTCCTGTTGGTTATATTACCAACGTACAGCAATTGCCGCTCAATGGATCCGCCATGTTCTCGGCCACCTGTGGCGCTTTTGCCGAATTGCAAAGTACTGGTGCCAGGCCGGTGAGTGGCACCATAACAGCAAATGTTTTCGTGGATGCCGACCCGCCATCAATGGACGGAAAAAATTATGTGGCCAGGCATTTTGAGCTCATGCCAGGCAACAACGCATTCACCGGCACAGGGCGCATCAAATTGTATTTTACCCAGGCTGAGTTTGACCAATTTAACAGCCTGCCCGACACGGAACTAAAGCTTCCGGCATCCCCCGATGACCAAACAGGCAAAAGCCATCTGAGGATCTATCATTTTCCCGGAGAAGGCATCGTCGGCATTGTTCTGTTTTACAAAATGGGTGTCACCGAAATAGATCCCACCAACTTCGAGATTCTTTGGAACGAAACCGCCCAGCGTTGGGAGATCAGCTTTTTAACCACCGGCTTTGGCGGCTTTTTTGTAAGCACTGCCAATACCAGCGTGTTCTGCCCCGAATCTGAATACCAATGGCATGCCGCTACTAGCGGCACTACCTACCAATGGCAAAAGCTGCAAAACGGTAGCTGGGTAACCCTCGAAGATCGGGATGTTTTTCCTTTCACCAATTCCCCTGTGCTGTTTTGCACTACTTCCATCACTGCTGATTGGTATGGCACACAAATCCGATGCTTGGTGGATGGCAACAAACCCGGGCCGGTGTACACCATTCATTTTGCTACCACATGGACGGGTGCCATCGATAATGCATGGAACAAGCCCGGCAACTGGAGCTGCGGCATTGTGCCCAACCAATACATGAATGTGCGGATTAACAATAATGTGCTCATCTATCCGCAGGTTCCGGTAAATACAACGGTGCGAAGTATAATTATACAACCGGGAGCCACAGTAAATCTGGCACCAGGTGTACAGTTAACCATTACAGGCAAATAAACAAGGAGGTAATACTTCAATGTGAATTCACTAAACGTAAGCTGTTATTTTCGGTTGGTATACTTACCTACCGAAACAATTCGTGTCATTCGTGACCATTCGCATCAATCTGTGCTAGTGCTATCCCCATCACTTCCTGCAAAAAGCGTTTCACCTCCCGCTGCACGGCTGCTACATCTTTGCTTTTGATGGGAGAGCCCTGCACATGGTCTCCTGTTGTAGCTAATTCAACCAATTGTTTTTTATCAGCAGCAGTGCCCAGAGAAGTATGCATCTCCCGCATGGCACTCACTTTTACTACGGGGTCTTGTTCCTGCTCGTTTTTGTAATAGGCCAGTGTGAGCACAGGTTGCTTCACTTTGGCAAAAGTTGTTGGCACCATCGCTGTTTCTAAATATTCCTGCAGCGCCACCAGGCTTTCTATGCGGTACTCGTAGTTCCAGTATTGTTTGTAAATGGGCCGGTCGTCTGTCACGGTACGTGTATTGCTGCCAATTACCAGCTCGGCTATTTGCTGGCCCCAGTGGTTGTTGAGCATCCACGCATTGGGGTCGTTGATGCGAATGTTGGGCGATATCAACACAAGCCCTGCAATCTCCGGATAAGTAGCGGCCAGTTGCAATGCCACCGAGCCGCCGGTGCTGGTGCCCATCAAGATGACTTTTTTACCCAACTGCTTGCCAATGGCATATGCCATTTGTGCCGATTGCCACAGGCCTTCGGGGCTGTAGTGTAGCAGTGGGGCGGCGGTATCTACACCATGCTGGTCGAGGCGGGCCAGATACAGGTTGGCACCCAATGCTTTGGCTATATCGCGGTGCGTAGGGTTGCCTTCTTCCTGGCTGGCACTAAACCCATGCAGGTACACCAGTGCATACTCGGTAGGTTGCTGCAGGCTATCGTTGTACCAAACTATACGTGCTTCGTTGTTGGGTTTTAGTTTGTGTTGTGCTTCCATTTGTTGCACAAATGCAGGCAGTGCAGCAGCCGTGGGTACATTGGGCAAGGCAATGTTGTACACCGGCTGTTTGGGCGAAGGCCCGGCTATATACAATACCATTACAACAGATAGCACCACCAGGGTGCGGGTAATCCAGCTACGCATAGCACAGATAGGTTTTACAAAAAATGAACAAGCAGGTTGAGGCGGGAAGATAACATGCAAAACCATCACCTACAGCCACAAAAAAGGCTGCTACAAAAGGTAACAGCCAATTTTTTGCTCACCACAAAAGCGGTTGAAACAATTGAACAGTGAGCTGGGGGTGTGGAAGTACGTTTAAGGGTTTATTCAGAAGAAAAGCGTGTAGGTAAATGGTGGGTAAACAATGTTCAGCTGTCGAAAATAGCCGGCAGCACTTATTTTTGGGAGCAGCTTTCTATCAAATCCCATTATGGGTATGCCAATACCAGCATTCAATAGGTAGCCAGATACCCTCAATTGTGTAGCATGAACCAGCAGCCGATGACTATTGTGATTGCCGATGACGATCCGGTGTTTAGAGAGCACCTGCGTTTGCTATTAACGCCACTGAAAGATGTACAGATAGCCGCCGTGTTTGAAGATGCATTTGCCTGCCTGCAATATTTGCAGCAGCAAATGGTAGATGTGGCGTTGCTGGATGTAGAAATGCCCGGCCTGAGTGGCATAGAGCTGGCCAAAAGCCTTACTGTAAAACCCTTGTGTATTTTCATCACTTCGCATCCCGGCTATGCCGTGGACGGGTTTGATATTGATGCGGTAGACTATGTGGTAAAGCCCATTCAGAAAGAACGTTTGTACAAGGCCATTCAAAAAGCGCAGCAACTGTTGCAGCTCAAATCTGCAGCAGCTATGCCGGTTACTGCAGCACCACTGCAAGACGATGCTTTCATTTTTGTAAAAGAAAAAAATGACTACATCAAAATTGAGCTGGCGCAAATTGTGTATGTAGAAGCACTGAGCGACTTCGTACACATTCATTTGCAAAACGGGCAAAAGCATTTGGTGCTGGTGAATTTGAAAAACCTCGAACCACAACTGAGAGCTGATTATTTTTTGCGCATCTCCCGTACGCACCTTATCAATATTAAAAAAGTAACAGCCCTGCGCAATCATCAGGTAGAACTGGAGGGCATGAGTTTGTCCATCGGTAAGTCGTATCTCGATGCGGTGGAAGCCAGCTTGCTGAAGGACAGAACGATTAGGCGGTTTGCTGATTAACTTCACCACATGAAATCTTGCATCATCAGCATTTACCTGCTGTGCCTGTTCGCTATCTCTTTTTCAGCAAAGGCGCAGCAAACAACCTCAACACTTGATAGCCTTGTACTGCTGTTAGAAAAGCACCCCGATGCCGATAGCATTCGCCAACAAGCCCTGCAAGATTTGGGTGCTTTGTATCAGGATGTAGACAATAAGCGGTCGGCGCAATACTACCTGCAGGCAGCCGAACTGGCGCAACACTTAGGCCTGGCGCTACCCGAATGGCGTGCCTGGTACAATTTGGGCTACAGTCATTTTTCGGCAGGCAATTACAAAGACGCCATTGAGTACTACCTCAAAGCCATTCGCATAGCCGAAAAAGAACAATACAAAAGCCGGCTGGCCAATTCGTACATGTCGCTGGGCAATGTGTTTATGGAAATGGGCGACTTCAAAAAGGCCAAATCCTACCACGACCAGTCTGCAGCAGTGTACATCCGCAACAATGATACGCTGGGTCTTGCCAGCTATTACAATGAAATTGGTCTTGGCTTCAGCCGGCAAAAACAACTCGATTCGGCAGCCGCGTATTTCAACAAAGGGCTGGTACTGGCCCGGCAAATAAACGATGGCCTCATGCAGGCCGACCTGCTGAGTAACCTTGGCCTCAATTACAAAAAACAACAACGATACCCCGAAGCGCTGGCCCTGCTGAAAGAAGCCTGGTGGCTGGGCCCGCAGCACTACAACACGCCGGATTACAAAGCCGCCCTGCTCAACAATTTGGGTGCCGGCTATATGGTCAACCGCATGTACGATTCGGCCAAAGCCGCCTACTTTGCCAGCATAGCTTACAGCAAGGAGTCGGGTAGTAAGGCTTCGGAAATGGAGAACTACCGCAACCTCGGCGAACTCTTTAGCATGATGAACCAGCCCGATAGCCAGCTGGCCTACATGCAACAATATTATGCCCTTAAAGACAGCCTGCTCAATGCCGACATCAAAACGGCCATTACCCAAAAAGAAGCCGACTACCGCATTGATAAAAAGCAGGCAGAAGTAGATGCAGAAAAGCGCAACCGCAACTGGCTGCTGGCCTTGGTTGGCCTGAGCCTGCTGGCAGGGGCTGCCGTGTATGTGGCGTGGCGGCAAACAAACCGTAGCAACAAGCAACTGCTCGAACTCAACGAACACATTTCGGCACAAAAAAACCAACTCGAAAAACTGAATGCCCTCAAAGACCGGTTGATGAGCATCATCAGCCACGACCTGCGCAATCCGCTGGCCACCATTCAAACCTTTTTCGACATGAGCACCAGCGGCGACCTGAGTGCTGAGCAACTAAAACCTTTGCAACAGCACACCAGCAATGTGGTACAAAACACCAGCCACATGCTCGACAACCTGCTGCTGTGGGCCAACCTGCAGGTGCGGCAGGAGCAGCCGGTGCTCAAGCCCATTGCCATCAACCACCTGCCGGCCGAAGTAGCCGCTCAGGTGCAGCCCCAGGCCGATAAAAAAGACATTCAGATTGAAGTACACGTGCCTGCCCAAACCATACAGGTATTGGCACAGGAAGAAATGCTGCGCATTGTGCTGCGCAACCTACTCACCAATGCAGTCAAATTTTCCCGCCCCAATTCTGCCATACAGCTGCTGCTGAAAGAAGAAAATGGAGCCGCAGTGCTGTCGGTAAAAGACAATGGTGTAGGCATGACGCCCGACCAATTGAATGCCCTGATTCAGCAAACCAACAATAGTACCACGGCTGGTACCGGCAACGAAAAAGGAAGCGGCCTCGGCGTATTTCTGGTGCACGAACTGCTGAAGCCCATGCAGGGCCGCCTCGAAATAGAAAGTGCTCAACATGAAGGGTCTGTTTTCAGTGTTCGCATTCCGCTGTTGCAAACCGCCAAAGCATAGCCTGCTTCAGCAAGCCCGTTTTGTAGAAGCCCGGCCGCTAAAAACACGGCAGTCTGAACATTAACAGGCACCTCCGCCCGAAAACAACTACCTTCAACGCATTCTGAAGAACCATCATCGGATAAAGAAACCGGTAGTAAATTCTTACAAAACACAGAATGACCGTACATGAGCAGATCACAAGATTCCTGGAACAAAAGAGAAAGAGAGAAAAAGAAGCAGAAAGAAAAGCAAGACAAAGCGGAAAAGAAAGCTGAACGCAAACAGCAGGGTACCCGTGGTATTGATGAAATGATGGCCTACATTGATGAAAATGGCAACATCGTAGACACACCACCCGATCCTACCCGCAAAGTAGAAGTGAAACTGGAAGACATCGTAATTGGTGTGCCCAAAAAGTCGGAGCTGGATGAGGCAGAAGCTGTTCGTACTGGTATCGTTTCTTTCTTTAATGAAGCCAAGGGTTTTGGATTTATCCGCGATTTACAGTCTGGCGAAAGCATTTTCGTACACATCAATGCCTGCCAGGATCGCATTGGCGAAGGCAATAAAGTACAATTTGATGTAGAAAAAGGTCCCCGTGGTTTGCAGGCCGCACAGGTAAAACTGGCACCCTAAACCATTCATTCATACATCTTTGGCAGCAGCCGGAAGCAATAAGCTCCGGCTGTTTGCTTGATACCAACGGGCAAGGCAACACAATCTTCACAAGCCATTTCGGCCAAATGGCTGTACCTTCGCCGCCATTTTACACCGGGCCCTTCATCGAAGGACAAATCCGGGTCATTTTTTGAACCATAACCAAGCATCCCTGTCAGGGGGACGAGAAAGGTTACTTTTATGCAAATCCGCAACATCGCCATTATTGCCCACGTAGACCACGGCAAAACAACACTGGTAGACAACATCATCCGCAGCTCCAAGGTTTTCCGCGACAATCAGGAAGCCGGTGAACTCATCATGGACAGCAACGATCTTGAAAAAGAACGGGGCATTACCATTTTTTCGAAAAACATGAGTGTAGTGTACAAAGACGTGAAAATCAACGTGATTGACACGCCTGGTCACGCCGACTTTGGTGGCGAAGTAGAGCGGGTACTCAAAATGGCCGACGGTGTTATCCTGCTGGTGGATGCCTTTGAAGGCCCCATGCCACAAACACGTTTTGTACTGCAAAAGGCCCTGCAGCTCAACCTGCACCCCATTGTAGTTATCAATAAAGTAGACAAGCCCAACTGCCGCCCCGACGAAGTACATGATGCGGTGTTTGAACTCTTCTTCAACCTCGACGCTACCGAAGAGCAGCTCAACTTCCCCACCTATTATGGTAGTGGTAAAAACGGCTGGTTCAACGATAGCCTCACTCCAACGGACAACATATTGCCGCTGATGGATGGCATTCTGAAGCACGTGCCCGAACCAAAAATTCAGGAAGGCACTTTGCAAATGCAGATTACCAGCCTCGATTACAGCAGCTTCCTCGGTCGTATTGCCATTGGTAAAGTAGCCCGTGGAATCATTAAAGAAAACCAACCCTTCAGCCTGGTGCAG
The Phnomibacter ginsenosidimutans genome window above contains:
- a CDS encoding tetratricopeptide repeat-containing sensor histidine kinase, with translation MKSCIISIYLLCLFAISFSAKAQQTTSTLDSLVLLLEKHPDADSIRQQALQDLGALYQDVDNKRSAQYYLQAAELAQHLGLALPEWRAWYNLGYSHFSAGNYKDAIEYYLKAIRIAEKEQYKSRLANSYMSLGNVFMEMGDFKKAKSYHDQSAAVYIRNNDTLGLASYYNEIGLGFSRQKQLDSAAAYFNKGLVLARQINDGLMQADLLSNLGLNYKKQQRYPEALALLKEAWWLGPQHYNTPDYKAALLNNLGAGYMVNRMYDSAKAAYFASIAYSKESGSKASEMENYRNLGELFSMMNQPDSQLAYMQQYYALKDSLLNADIKTAITQKEADYRIDKKQAEVDAEKRNRNWLLALVGLSLLAGAAVYVAWRQTNRSNKQLLELNEHISAQKNQLEKLNALKDRLMSIISHDLRNPLATIQTFFDMSTSGDLSAEQLKPLQQHTSNVVQNTSHMLDNLLLWANLQVRQEQPVLKPIAINHLPAEVAAQVQPQADKKDIQIEVHVPAQTIQVLAQEEMLRIVLRNLLTNAVKFSRPNSAIQLLLKEENGAAVLSVKDNGVGMTPDQLNALIQQTNNSTTAGTGNEKGSGLGVFLVHELLKPMQGRLEIESAQHEGSVFSVRIPLLQTAKA
- a CDS encoding cold-shock protein, translated to MSRSQDSWNKREREKKKQKEKQDKAEKKAERKQQGTRGIDEMMAYIDENGNIVDTPPDPTRKVEVKLEDIVIGVPKKSELDEAEAVRTGIVSFFNEAKGFGFIRDLQSGESIFVHINACQDRIGEGNKVQFDVEKGPRGLQAAQVKLAP